CTGCATCAAACTAAATGTGCTTTTGATGGAATTATTGTACCTattgtacctatatatatatatttttatttttatttatttttttttaagaggtgATCTTTGTGGGTGTAGCTATGGGTGTCAACTGATACCAACGTTAAAAAGTATTTCTATTATTCATAAGGAAGACAAAAAAGTgattaaggaaataatttttattttaaaaaaggtataacaaagaaaaaaataggcaTCAAAAGGAAATGGTTGGTTGGACTATTCCTTCCTCCAAGACTCATCCCACTAGCCACCTGTTATGGATCAGAGATGGTTGTTATCTTCAGAtctctaaatgttttttctttactgaGAATCCCATTTTGTAAGGcactaaccctggtggtctagcggcagcggggtccacgccgcgttgCTCCCTGCTCCATGCTGGTTCCAGTTCCCTAGGGCAATTCAtaaaggcgcaggcgtgctgacgtgattgcgccagcgtgcATTGGCGcggaaattcaaatgtataaaaggggaTTTTTAGTATTAGCTCATTGCCCGTtgtaggttcaattagcttgttcctgggagCTTATTGTTGTGAATCCTGATTGATCCTTCGTGTTTGACCCATACCTGCTTGcttactacgctgatctctccaatcctgacctttgccagAATCTCTACTACTCTCATGCTGAATCCTTCCGATTGATAACCTGGTTTATACCCTTGTCTGCCTGTCGATTCCTACTGCTGGtctggcctgcctgttcctggtggcttcctatcttccagcatccttgtaaagagtcgtgccccattgcctgccagaacttacgccttacacctctcgttaagtccaggtggcatctgagtaagctgagggctccttccgaggccaaaggcggtcacttaactggtgaagtacgagctgagaccagggtgcctggcatctgttctggtgttgggtgctgaccgtgacacatTTCCAGTATAATTTGCCTAGAACTGAAAAACAGAAAGCTTTtagcactaatatatatatatatatatatatatatatatatatatatagtccattaggcttaaatgaatcattttcatTATGTATTCAAAATGATGTCTCCTATACTCAGATGTAATACCAAAAGTTATACCCAGTGTCCTAGTGTTAAATCTGTGTTATATTGCCTACAATCTTAATTTGTATGTTCTCACGTAATACCTTCCTATAATTATAAGGTAGTTGAATATTTTACTGTTCTGGATACGATTAAAACTTATTGGCTTACaaatgtctgtaaccttgttctaAGTTAAGAGGAACTGCTTAGATTTGGGTTGAGCGTTACAACTAATAGCCATTTCCAAGGCTGAGGCGAGTGCTGGTGGCATAActacttgcctgggtgcaattgCAACCCCCTCATCCCCTTGGGGCCAGTGTTAAACTTATCAGGGGGTTGgacacctattttgtccaatctACAAGACATTCCCATGGGGAAGAGAGACTGAAGTAGCAAATACCCACCCATGgcatacttatataaataaacacagccCAAAAACATTATGTACTCAGATTATATGCCTGAGGTTATATTATTCTTTAGACATTCATCAGTATCAAAGTTTCTGTCCCTTGACTTGCACTTACCTGTTTATATATAAGTTCAAATCCTCCCACATTACAGTTAGGGTCATCCTTGTAATCAATCACCACACGTAGAATGTCCTCTACCATTGGTGGAACAATTTTCTTCATTACTGGCGTGTCTTTGGTTATGTCAGGTTTGTATTGTATCTCAAGTAGCCAGGGCTGGAAGTTTTCTCCAAACAGAAAATCTGAACCAAAAAGGTCATAACTGTTTTTCTTGTACTTCACATTTTCCCGAGTGGCCTTCATTGAATGAATGAGGGCTTTCTTCATCCCTGGTATAATGATTGAATCCCAGACTTGCTCTTTTCCGATTGTACAAAGATACTCTTTGAATTCGTCACTGTGCCACATGTTTTCTTCAGGCAGGTTGGGGTGACGATTTGGTGCATTCTTTAATTTTCTCTGTATGCTGTTATTACATACATGGATGGCGCTGGAAggataaaacaatacaattgtcaGGTTTATGTGCCTGATCCATCACTAGTAATCCAGTGTCGGTATCCAGTGAGTCACTAAATATTCTAATCTTGCCTTAGCCATTCATTAGATTTAGCAAGCTGACTACCATAGTTAGAGCAAAATTACAGAGCCCTGTAACCAATGCAACTGCTACAGAATCAGAGGTTAGAAGAACAGGGCCTTTAGCATATTCATCCACTTCACAGATGTAAAGGAAACAAGCAAATCAATTTCATGCCATAAAGTGATTTATCCCAAACATTATCGTATACACCGTGGATTAAACCTATAAATTACCTTTAAGTTACTAGCAACAATGGTACAATTGTCCAAGGTGTTTTATAATGTAAttcttactttttaaattaaaaaaggttttatgatATTTATACCAGTTTGTAACATGCTAAAATAAGGCAGAGAGTAGTCTTATTTCTGTTTGTACATGAGCCTCTGAGAGTACAAAGCAGTGAAGTCATATCAACATCACGTCattactgtataacaaataaatagaatGCAAGATTTTGCACCCTCTACTTACGTATCTAATCTCTCCAGCGTGAAGGGCTGAGATGAGAAACGGAGGAAACTGTGCTTATAGAACCAGATAGTTAAGGGGTGCCAGTCCGTTATGAGGAAATGCTGACGGAGATCAAATTTGGTTCCATATACAAGAAGTGGCCTCTCTATGTACTTTTGAACCACCCATTTCCATCCCAAGGAACATATGTCTTTCAGATCATTTCTGCAACGTATCCCTGTAATAACATGTAAAACATGAATCAATCTCTGTTTAAATCAATATTGTAGTAAACCATTCTGTAACACCTGAAGCAACAAAATCAGCATGCGTTGGACCAATAACTAAGGTTGCTCCTTTGAAACCATATTGGTCCTACATCTCACACATCTAATTAggaattcatttatatatattctgtattattGCACAGAAATAACCATAATCATAACTGTGAATTGGCCATGAAGAATGGGAATTTATTATGTGCCAAAATGTATGAGATGAGATGAAAACCTCATGGATCCTCCCAAAACCTCACTGGCGGTGAGGTTCCTCACCCTTCTATGGATCATATAGAAATAGCTATTACTATATAAGCCCTTGCATGATCTTCTGCATTAGTTACTGTATGTGAGTCATTTAATGTCCTGTGGGGGCACCCACCAGTAACCTGAACTTTTGTTTCCCCCCTAAACAACAATTGAGTACCCATTTCACAGATTCTCTTACCTCTTCCTCTAGATAGAGCTCTTGGTTTTGAAATccagatgtttttttctccatctaTATCTAGTTGTGGGTTCACTCTTCTCAGCTTACATAACAATTGGTGGCAGTAATCAACATACTTGTCTGAATTCTGTATGTGCGCACCATGACTGTAACAATACAAGGGCAGGGATGAGAGACAGTTATACATAATACACTTCACACTATTGCAATACAATGTTTATGGAGAATATTATAATGTATACCAATAAGTTTATTATTTACGATAAATATCTGTTCTATGTGATTTGTTTTAGGCCCTTGTAttcatagattttatggttttaagacttgctaaataactaaaaaatcatgGATTAAGTAACTATAAGAAAAATTAATGAATTTGTGCAAAAACTATGATTCGACGAACATTCTATGAACATTCATAAATCACCCCATAGAGTGTTCACTGTCATTGTTTTCCTATAATCAGGACAATTTCTTTCTAAATCTAAATTGTTATGAATGGTTTCATCTGACATTACTTACTGCATAACCCGATAGTAGTCACTTATGAAATGTTTTCTATCAACTATCCCGGCACATATTATGTCGTCTTCATCCTCATGTGTCAAGTCGTACAGATGAAACTGGCAAGCCACAAGGGCTGTTACTATAATATCTTCTGGAACAATTCTTGCAGGGCCATGATTGTTTATTTTAGCATCTACAGAAAAGAACATAACAGGAGGAGATTAATAAGAAGTgagaacaataaacaaatatagtTGGTTGGAAAACCATGAGATGCCAGTGACTCCATTTCAAGTCTAATCTTACAGTGTAAAAATGAACAAGGTGTTATTGTCCAATTATAGTCACTGCAAAGAAGGGGTCTTGTTTAAATACTACAAGTAACTAATTTTCTGTTATCAGAGTAGCTGTAGCTATACCAGGTGCCGCTGCTTTTCCCTTACCTGACATGCAAAAAGccgttttttctttcttttctttccggCTGGGAATAACTTCATCTTGCAAAGACTTCCCATTGGTTCTCAAAACCCATTTTAGGATACCACAAGCCGCAGTCATGGTAAAGTCATCTaaataaaggtacatttttttgtTAGAATACTCTATTTAACCAAAAGATGACACTAACAATAACTGTGAGAACAAACAGGGCAAATATTTAGTTTCTAAAGAAAGATGGAACTTTGAATTATATTTCTAAGCAGGTGATACTAtggatttattttcctttacatattaatgtatatagGCACAATTTATAGTAGATACAGAGAGTTGTCGTTAACATGCACTATAATATACTTATGGTAACTTGTAATAGTCATTACATTAGAGCACATTGTATTTAGGGTGGAACATTATTTCATATGAACAGCTATATAGAACCAGTGATTTCAGAATCCCTCTTAAACATTCTAATGACTAGGTGATAAGTGAGAGACATCAAGGAGAGGGACTAGTCATGGCCTGGTCAGTGTTCTATATTGGAATGTGTGCTCTGTTGCCTtttcaaatgttatataaatacatttgtgtaaaagcTAAACCATAATAACTattccatgaaaaaaatgcaatatataaaataaccttAGTGTTAAACCAGGGGCCCCatccattttttacccatgagccacattcacataAAACAAGAGTTTTGGAGCAATGCAAACATGATAAAAgtccctggaggtgccaaataagtgatgtgatttaGTAGCCCCTACGTGGCCTGACAACATACAGGATCCTCTAcatggcagtacacctagtttatatgcaatttaaatttgcctccaagcctggaatttaaaaataagtgccTGTTTCTAGGCCAACGAGAGAAACAtccaaagagttggtgagcaactggttgctcataagccactggttgtagATCACTAAGTTAAATAATACTTTGGTTTTGAAGGATATAAAGCCCAGATTTAAGATACTATACCCAAGACATAATGATATGATACAGTATTTTATGCACACTTACCAATGAatgcttgtttttcatttttctcactaAACATGTAGCAACGAGGGAAGAAAGTGTGTGGATTTGCATCACACGACAAACACCATTGCCTTAATAGATTGCACAGACCACTCTAGaatacaaagaacatatttagttatgcattttataaatataagtcAAAAAAGATTATAGCAAATAAATATACGAAAAATTCTAGGAATTGGAATGCAACAACATCTAGAGAGCCACTGATTGGCCACATTTCTGGCTTCTATATTCCCACCAGGTCACCTGTGTCCAAAGAAGTTACATTGTGAGTATGACCAGTGACAAGAGGCATCATATCATAGCCTTGTTTTCTCTTGGAAACCctatgtaaaataatttccacTTGCATTTACTGGAAACCGTCTTTGACTTGGAAATAATGGGTTCCAATCATGTTAACTAGAAGCCATATGATTCAGATGAAAGAAGCAGTCCTGCACAGGCAGACTGTAAACATGCAAATATCAAAATGCAATGCaccagtatttattaatgggccAATGTGGAGCTATTTGGGCCTTTACACTGGTTAAATACTGGGGCCTCCAGTTCAGACATGGATCAAATCATCTAAAAcaagttgctttttattttttgttgggctattataataaaactgaaaatttCACTGAGAATGTGGGGTTGAATTacgaatacatttacaaatagtatttaataagcaattcattttgatcagtctactgcaAGAAAtgaaagatctaattggttgctatgggtcattgTAAGTCACTGCAGTTGGCTCACCTTGCTTGTGGCGTCCACACCGTAAAAGTGATTGGTTATCTGATCCTCTTTCAGAAGATGGAGTTCAATTCTTTGGCGTGTCAGGATGAGGTTGGGTTGTATGTCATAACGACTTataatctaaaaaagaaaaataaatacaaagttttttCATGGAAGGCAAGTACACTCAAATGATTAGTAAACTTCTGGAGCATTATATTACTTCTTTTACCACAGAAGAAATAACAACTGGCCTAGTAACTGCTAGTTATGCTGCTGCCATACTCTGTAATTAAGTTGCACTAAGTACTGTAGCTTGCTaacttgcttggctcctctccacCAGTCACATCATGCACTTTAACTGAATAGTAAATGtagtgcatttatatttatgttcatAGAAAGAAATATGTTTAGCTATAGGAAAGGGCAAGTCATTGTACACTGTTCTGGGTTGAACAATGACAATGGTGTGATAAAAGAAAGCATATAATAGTAAACATTAACAATATTTATCTTAATGCTCAATTAAATTGGCCATATCCATGAGTGGTTAGATTAAGATTACCCAAACATTTCTTACATAGATCTTTGTATTGTACAAACATAGATATGGATTTACCTCATGTCCATATGTTGGGTCACAAAATATAGTTTTCTTGGGACCAGCATCTATCAAGAGAAAAACATTGCATTAGTATCATTATCGCAGTTTATTAGATTGCTCAGAAATGTTCCACTAGTAGCAGATTCTGCCCATATTTCCCAGGCACATTAGGGAATATAATATTATCTCTATAATATTAAGGCTTAAGACTAGAGTACTCAACTGTGTAACAAAACCATGTTTTTTGGTGTCAGGTGCCTACAGAAAAAGTATTCCTTATAAATTCTGGCCTACGGATGTGTTTAcgtggaatattttcagatcagAAAGTCACTGGAAGATAAAGTTGGAAGCAACTTTCATGCAATTGTCGCCTATTCCATGAGGTTTTATCCAACTCTACTTCATCAACTTTGTGCTCATGAAACCCCAGGGCAGACATTTATATGCTAGCATGTGGGGAGCACTAGGTTCATTTTTATCATTAGCAATTCAATATCTTTAAAATCCTTgaagagatttgttttttttaagcagacttactgAAGGTGGGGGCGATTTTCTTCACCCATCCTCTACTTAATAGGCCTCTCTCGAAGTCATTGGATCCTTTAAAGTCAGTCCAGAAAACGTTCTTTTTCTGTGGGATATTTAAAGAGAAACGCATTAGAGATTCCAAATACAGTAATTTCTTAAAGGTGGCTTATACAGAATAAATTGCTTGCATGGGATCATGTTTCTTCTGTGTGATATTAGGGACCTTAAGgtatataaaagaaacaaattcATAAGTCTTGGGGTTTGGAAATAGCTGTAGTGGAAGAACATAATAGTTTGTTATACAACCAATACTAACTGTGTACTTGTTGCATATTGGGCAGATATCAGGGATAAATGTAACAATGCTCTTCACATCTACCTATTTCCTTATGAGTTGGCTATCAGCATATCTACTCACAGCAATACACTGGTaccaatgtaaaatgttttttaatattgtcaTTTGTAAAAATGGCCATTACAGGTATATTCAGAATTTCTATGTTACTTTAGTGGATTGTGTCTATCTTAGACCCAGGTGCCTCCTTCCAGCCAATCATGGCTCTCACAACAGGACACATGAAGAGCAGAATGTGGCTTATCTGTTATTCACTCCTAGTGTTCTTTAACTTTTCTATGTAAAGTCATTATAGCCTTGGGGAAGTCAGGCACCAAACTAAGATCATTTACATTGTAGGAGATGGACTCTCTGTGCAAtgtcatttttaggtttttttctcctaataTACTTATATTCACAACATAGGCTAAAAGAATTCCTGGTGCTGGTACATTACTTACCGCAACTGCTGTTTTAACCTGATCTTCGAAGCATCTCTTCTGTCTGGATACACATTCGTCACAGTACAATTTATCCCGTTCAGGTGAAACTGCATGTGCAAAAgagatataacatacatatattatattatcatgaGTGatgaataatgatataatattttAACAAACCACAAAGAGTACAAAATGAAGATGGCAATTTACTACAAAATTCCCAGGACTGGAGAAATTCAGAATAAAACCATAAACCTATTTTATGAAGCCACATGATAACACAAGACAGTTCTTTGAAATAATCTTGTAGAACATCATGTACTAGGACATATACAGGGGCAAATCTATTTAGGAAAGTGTTaacaaataacaacaaatttTCACAGTTGATAAAGGTGAAGATTAGAAGATGAACACATTTATTCATCTAAATCATGTTCTGCCACTAATATGAAAGAAGTGTTGGACTATAAGGTTAAAGATGGGACATGGAGTAGTAACAAGTACCAACTAGTTCATTTCTAGTAACAGGTAGAAAGTGTTCAGCCAATCAGAAGATAGCATTTAAGCATTTAACTAATTACCATTAGGCTTCTTAGCAGTTTTTCTTGTACTATTAGATTTGTTAGCCGCCTTTCTTTTCCTATGAGCTTTAGTAGTAGTTTCTCTTTTCTTCTTAGCTTCAACAGTTGTTTCTCTTTCGCTATTAACTTCATTAGTTGTTTCTCTTTCACTATTAGCTTCAACAGTTGTTTCTCTTTCGCTATTAACTTCATTACTGGTTTCTATTTCACTATTAGCTTCAACAGTTGTTTCTCTTTCGCTATTAACTTCATTAGTTGTTTCTATTTCACTATTAGCTTCAACAGTTGTTTCTCTTTCGCTATTAACTTCATTACTCGTTTCTATTTCACTATTAGCTTCAACAGTTGTTTCTCTTTCGCTATTAACTTCATTACTCGTTTCTCTTTCACTATTAGCTTCAATAGTTGTTTCTCTTTCACTGTTTACTTCATAACTCGTTTCTCTTTCACTATTAGCTTCAATAGGTTGTTTTTctagtgattcctgtttgatctgttAAGATAAAATATTGCAAGAATAAGAGATTCACAAAAGTCAGGTAAAAGTGTAAAGTAAATGCTACAGTTCCACACGTTAGGCCCATAACCCACTGGTGCAATGTGGAAATGTATCTAATTTGATAGGAAAACCCAAAAATTCATGAGCAACCAATGTCCTCTCTTGTATAactgtgtatatacaggtatgggactggttatccacaatgctcgggaccttgagttttctggataacagatcttactgtaatttggatcttcatacctttagtctactagaaaattgtgtaaacattaaatgaacccaataggctggtatttcttcttagttgggatcaagtacatggaactaatttattattgcagaaaaaaaggtaatttttttaaaaaaaatttggaattatttggataaaatgtagtttagGGAGATGGCctctctataatttggagctttccggataacggttttccagataacagatccagcacctatatatatatatatatatatatatgtaaataaggtATTTTTGGCAGCAATACTACATGTGCCTTTTTTATAAAGCAGCAGTGTagaagtttaatatatatatatacacacttttttatttttaaacaagaaGAGGTAAAAAGGAGGAAAAGGGATTTGGTCTGCACTGAAGATACTTTAAAAACTCCACATGCACCTTAAACGTCCATTATATATTAGGTCAGTATGTAGGAAAATTGCTAAAGTAAATCTGTACTATGAAAGGAAAGGCAGTCTGAAGAATAAAAGAATGTTCTGTTTTAATTTACAAATATCTCCTGCCTACCTCA
Above is a genomic segment from Xenopus laevis strain J_2021 chromosome 3L, Xenopus_laevis_v10.1, whole genome shotgun sequence containing:
- the LOC121401589 gene encoding tubulin monoglycylase TTLL3-like isoform X4 — protein: MNTLTKRLWKCISYCFPFRKKKPNDNAVEEIEIKQESLEKQPIEANSERETSYEVNSERETTIEANSERETSNEVNSERETTVEANSEIETSNEVNSERETTVEANSEIETTNEVNSERETTVEANSEIETSNEVNSERETTVEANSERETTNEVNSERETTVEAKKKRETTTKAHRKRKAANKSNSTRKTAKKPNVSPERDKLYCDECVSRQKRCFEDQVKTAVAKKNVFWTDFKGSNDFERGLLSRGWVKKIAPTFNAGPKKTIFCDPTYGHEIISRYDIQPNLILTRQRIELHLLKEDQITNHFYGVDATSKSGLCNLLRQWCLSCDANPHTFFPRCYMFSEKNEKQAFIDDFTMTAACGILKWVLRTNGKSLQDEVIPSRKEKKEKTAFCMSDAKINNHGPARIVPEDIIVTALVACQFHLYDLTHEDEDDIICAGIVDRKHFISDYYRVMHHGAHIQNSDKYVDYCHQLLCKLRRVNPQLDIDGEKNIWISKPRALSRGRGIRCRNDLKDICSLGWKWVVQKYIERPLLVYGTKFDLRQHFLITDWHPLTIWFYKHSFLRFSSQPFTLERLDTAIHVCNNSIQRKLKNAPNRHPNLPEENMWHSDEFKEYLCTIGKEQVWDSIIIPGMKKALIHSMKATRENVKYKKNSYDLFGSDFLFGENFQPWLLEIQYKPDITKDTPVMKKIVPPMVEDILRVVIDYKDDPNCNVGGFELIYKQF
- the LOC121401589 gene encoding tubulin monoglycylase TTLL3-like isoform X2: MNTLTKRLWKCISYCFPFRKKKPNDNAVEEIEIKQESLEKQPIEANSERETSYEVNSERETTIEANSERETSNEVNSERETTVEANSEIETSNEVNSERETTVEANSEIETTNEVNSERETTVEANSEIETSNEVNSERETTVEANSERETTNEVNSERETTVEAKKKRETTTKAHRKRKAANKSNSTRKTAKKPNVSPERDKLYCDECVSRQKRCFEDQVKTAVAKKNVFWTDFKGSNDFERGLLSRGWVKKIAPTFNAGPKKTIFCDPTYGHEIISRYDIQPNLILTRQRIELHLLKEDQITNHFYGVDATSKSGLCNLLRQWCLSCDANPHTFFPRCYMFSEKNEKQAFIDDFTMTAACGILKWVLRTNGKSLQDEVIPSRKEKKEKTAFCMSDAKINNHGPARIVPEDIIVTALVACQFHLYDLTHEDEDDIICAGIVDRKHFISDYYRVMHHGAHIQNSDKYVDYCHQLLCKLRRVNPQLDIDGEKNIWISKPRALSRGRGIRCRNDLKDICSLGWKWVVQKYIERPLLVYGTKFDLRQHFLITDWHPLTIWFYKHSFLRFSSQPFTLERLDTAIHVCNNSIQRKLKNAPNRHPNLPEENMWHSDEFKEYLCTIGKEQVWDSIIIPGMKKALIHSMKATRENVKYKKNSYDLFGSDFLFGENFQPWLLEIQYKPDITKDTPVMKKIVPPMVEDILRVVIDYKDDPNCNVGGFELIYKQANYTGNGILSKEKTFRDLKITTISDP
- the LOC121401589 gene encoding tubulin monoglycylase TTLL3-like isoform X1 produces the protein MNTLTKRLWKCISYCFPFRKKKPNDNAVEEIEIKQESLEKQPIEANSERETSYEVNSERETTIEANSERETSNEVNSERETTVEANSEIETSNEVNSERETTVEANSEIETTNEVNSERETTVEANSEIETSNEVNSERETTVEANSERETTNEVNSERETTVEAKKKRETTTKAHRKRKAANKSNSTRKTAKKPNVSPERDKLYCDECVSRQKRCFEDQVKTAVAKKNVFWTDFKGSNDFERGLLSRGWVKKIAPTFNAGPKKTIFCDPTYGHEIISRYDIQPNLILTRQRIELHLLKEDQITNHFYGVDATSKSGLCNLLRQWCLSCDANPHTFFPRCYMFSEKNEKQAFIDDFTMTAACGILKWVLRTNGKSLQDEVIPSRKEKKEKTAFCMSDAKINNHGPARIVPEDIIVTALVACQFHLYDLTHEDEDDIICAGIVDRKHFISDYYRVMHHGAHIQNSDKYVDYCHQLLCKLRRVNPQLDIDGEKNIWISKPRALSRGRGIRCRNDLKDICSLGWKWVVQKYIERPLLVYGTKFDLRQHFLITDWHPLTIWFYKHSFLRFSSQPFTLERLDTAIHVCNNSIQRKLKNAPNRHPNLPEENMWHSDEFKEYLCTIGKEQVWDSIIIPGMKKALIHSMKATRENVKYKKNSYDLFGSDFLFGENFQPWLLEIQYKPDITKDTPVMKKIVPPMVEDILRVVIDYKDDPNCNVGGFELIYKQANYTGNVSRSAPNTRTDARHPGLSSYFTS
- the LOC121401589 gene encoding tubulin monoglycylase TTLL3-like isoform X3, translating into MNTLTKRLWKCISYCFPFRKKIKQESLEKQPIEANSERETSYEVNSERETTIEANSERETSNEVNSERETTVEANSEIETSNEVNSERETTVEANSEIETTNEVNSERETTVEANSEIETSNEVNSERETTVEANSERETTNEVNSERETTVEAKKKRETTTKAHRKRKAANKSNSTRKTAKKPNVSPERDKLYCDECVSRQKRCFEDQVKTAVAKKNVFWTDFKGSNDFERGLLSRGWVKKIAPTFNAGPKKTIFCDPTYGHEIISRYDIQPNLILTRQRIELHLLKEDQITNHFYGVDATSKSGLCNLLRQWCLSCDANPHTFFPRCYMFSEKNEKQAFIDDFTMTAACGILKWVLRTNGKSLQDEVIPSRKEKKEKTAFCMSDAKINNHGPARIVPEDIIVTALVACQFHLYDLTHEDEDDIICAGIVDRKHFISDYYRVMHHGAHIQNSDKYVDYCHQLLCKLRRVNPQLDIDGEKNIWISKPRALSRGRGIRCRNDLKDICSLGWKWVVQKYIERPLLVYGTKFDLRQHFLITDWHPLTIWFYKHSFLRFSSQPFTLERLDTAIHVCNNSIQRKLKNAPNRHPNLPEENMWHSDEFKEYLCTIGKEQVWDSIIIPGMKKALIHSMKATRENVKYKKNSYDLFGSDFLFGENFQPWLLEIQYKPDITKDTPVMKKIVPPMVEDILRVVIDYKDDPNCNVGGFELIYKQANYTGNVSRSAPNTRTDARHPGLSSYFTS